The following proteins are encoded in a genomic region of Dioscorea cayenensis subsp. rotundata cultivar TDr96_F1 chromosome 8, TDr96_F1_v2_PseudoChromosome.rev07_lg8_w22 25.fasta, whole genome shotgun sequence:
- the LOC120267118 gene encoding uncharacterized protein LOC120267118, which translates to MAFEIPTAVIRDLQIRLREHACIQSYDSPTPPLPSIADAVACFDSSLPTHLRCTRCRAGLLRGHMSTICVFCGAEQRRDGTPLTISFNSTVGCRNLLDSLGLDGSETVTLEPEMNESSKKRDAPKDELVLSDLLNLELKWPLDPKVVDDDSSTKLAPSQSMPIMNLSGVDLDNFFTENQTASNAPGSSYEPFLPEKQTGNPESDRFSDSENMAFSANLHSSGVIKSSVDSKGNQFEGSFADWDADFQSAGSESFATDTKTVDHFKVSHTVKDFDAESKSEYPNLNEHIELERNSKASSRESTKGGGEFSLNDSGADDFWSNMKTEVSNASGQSKSTSLDDNDVLKNQTNHKISISDNGTVDNLWPASSNNDSNNTRGIEDSNDLFDDWQDFTSSGVQLDVSSSPVQTDSKMSTKEQSLQADSANLQDIDFGDFFVSNGSSETQVVHNSAKKELSSTKGMQENSDIFDDWQGLPHFGKALTDIPNAQTKTGSGTTSHDLSLETKPTGVQDISFSDFVFSDSTSRLQDSQGPSSSRKELDVNSLNSNDLFDSWQDFTSFGATPAGSLNSRSLAGVGTSLIEDSPETSSTNLQNTEFGGHLHPKVLSATETSQKVSDETNSMQPIASAVHRMNVRQEKIDGDSTTTGALNIYDSLSSASQQESAEATVEMLLSQMPDLSFMLSSDLSIPKTTNSSNFNSSS; encoded by the exons ATGGCGTTCGAGATCCCAACCGCCGTGATACGAGACCTCCAGATCCGGCTTCGGGAGCACGCTTGCATCCAATCCTACGACTCCCCCACGCCACCCCTCCCTTCGATCGCCGACGCCGTCGCCTGCTTCGATTCCTCCCTCCCTACCCACCTCCGGTGCACCAGATGCCGTGCGGGGCTCCTCCGAGGCCATATGTCTACAATCTGCGTCTTTTGTGGCGCAGAACAGCGGCGGGATGGTACCCCTCTCACCATCTCCTTCAATTCCACTGTCGGTTGCCGGAATCTCCTCGATTCCCTCGGCCTTGATGGTTCC GAAACTGTCACTTTGGAGCCTGAAATGAATGAGTCTAGTAAGAAAAGGGATGCGCCAAAGGATGAGTTGGTTTTGTCTGATCTGTTAAATCTGGAACTGAAGTGGCCTTTGGATCCAAAGGTTGTTGATGATGACAGTAGCACTAAGCTGGCACCATCCCAAAGTATGCCTATAATGAACTTGTCTGGTGTTGATctggataatttttttactgAAAATCAGACAGCCAGTAATGCCCCTGGTTCATCATATGAGCCATTTTTACCTGAAAAACAGACTGGGAATCCAGAGAGTGATCGATTTTCTGATTCAGAAAATATGGCTTTCTCTGCAAACCTTCATTCCTCAGGTGTGATTAAGAGCTCTGTGGATAGTAAAGGTAACCagtttgaaggatcttttgctGATTGGGATGCTGATTTTCAGTCTGCTGGTTCTGAAAGTTTTGCTACAGATACCAAGACAGTAGACCATTTCAAGGTTTCTCATACTGTCAAGGATTTTGATGCTGAAAGTAAGTCAGAGTACCCCAATCTAAATGAACATATAGAACTTGAAAGAAACAGCAAAGCTAGCAGTAGAGAATCTACAAAGGGTGGGGGTGAGTTTTCCTTAAATGATAGCGGGGCAGATGATTTCTGGAGTAATATGAAGACAGAGGTATCGAATGCTTCTGGTCAATCAAAAAGCACATCACTGGATGATAATGATGTCTTGAAGAACCAAACAAACCACAAAATCTCAATAAGTGATAATGGGACTGTAGATAATTTGTGGCCTGCTAGCAGCAACAATGATTCCAACAATACAAGAGGTATAGAGGATAGCAATGACTTATTTGATGATTGGCAGGATTTTACTAGCTCAGGAGTGCAACTAGATGTGTCAAGTTCGCCAGTACAGACTGATAGCAAAATGTCCACAAAAGAGCAATCTTTACAAGCCGATTCAGCAAATCTGCAAGATATTGATTTTGGGGACTTCTTTGTTTCTAATGGCTCCTCAGAAACTCAAGTTGTCCATAATTCTGCTAAAAAGGAATTGAGTAGTACAAAAGGCATGCAGGAAAATAGTGACATTTTTGATGATTGGCAGGGCTTACCTCACTTTGGAAAAGCTTTGACAGATATTCCAAATGCTCAAACAAAAACTGGTTCAGGAACCACTTCACATGATCTTTCTTTGGAAACAAAGCCCACGGGTGTCCAAGATATATCCTTTAGCGACTTCGTGTTTTCAGATTCCACTTCCAGATTGCAAGATAGCCAGGGTCCAAGTAGCAGCAGAAAGGAATTGGATGTTAACAGCCTAAACAGCAATGATCTTTTTGACAGCTGGCAGGATTTTACCAGCTTTGGTGCTACACCAGCAGGTTCACTGAACTCTCGGTCCCTTGCTGGGGTTGGGACTTCTTTGATAGAGGATTCCCCAGAAACGAGCTCAACAAATCTACAAAATACAGAATTTGGTGGCCATTTACATCCGAAAGTCTTGTCTGCAACAGAAACCAGTCAAAAAGTATCAGACGAGACCAACAGCATGCAGCCAATTGCTTCAGCTGTTCACAG GATGAATGTGAGACAGGAGAAGATCGACGGAGATTCTACGACCACTGGTGCCCTAAATATCTATGACTCTTTATCATCAGCTTCGCAACAAGAATCAGCTGAGGCTACTGTAGAGATGCTATTGTCCCAGATGCCTGACCTCTCATTCATGCTCTCCAGCGACCTATCTATTCCTAAAACTACCAATAGTTCTAACTTTAATTCATCATCTTAA
- the LOC120267718 gene encoding pathogenesis-related protein PR-1-like, with product MATAGAALALVAAMMVFAQAEASLAAEFLVPHNAARAALGLRPLVWDPTLASYAARYAARRRKDCALVHSNGPYGENIFWGGGGGWRAAQAVAAWVGERRWYRHSDNSCAWGQECGHYTQIIWRSTRRLGCAMVACAAGRGVFITCNYDPPGNYIGERPY from the coding sequence ATGGCCACCGCCGGCGCCGCGCTGGCGCTGGTCGCCGCTATGATGGTCTTTGCCCAGGCAGAGGCAAGCTTAGCAGCGGAATTCCTAGTCCCGCACAATGCTGCGCGCGCGGCGCTCGGGCTCCGGCCGCTGGTTTGGGACCCGACGCTGGCGAGTTACGCGGCGAGATACGCGGCGCGGCGGAGGAAGGACTGCGCGCTGGTGCATTCGAATGGGCCGTACGGGGAGAACATATTCTGGGGAGGAGGTGGAGGGTGGAGAGCGGCGCAGGCGGTGGCGGCGTGGGTTGGGGAGCGGAGATGGTACCGGCACTCGGACAATAGCTGCGCGTGGGGGCAGGAGTGCGGGCATTACACGCAGATCATATGGAGGAGCACGCGGAGGTTGGGGTGCGCGATGGTGGCGTGCGCTGCTGGGAGAGGAGTGTTCATCACTTGCAACTATGATCCTCCTGGAAATTATATTGGAGAGAGGCCTTATTGA